From Verrucomicrobia bacterium S94, the proteins below share one genomic window:
- the sufD gene encoding Fe-S cluster assembly protein SufD, whose amino-acid sequence MMDLATLRQKAEADFKEVGFPTTKEELWRFTDVSRVANAEFSSDWKPSDLEFQALDKITVVFENGKLCREKSNFDELPNGVCIGSILDLVDSRIGTLANQKNAFVSSNTAYFSDGCFIEVTDGTKLDAAIHVVHLADVDGAAFHLRNFISAGEDAEVTVIEEYIGRSGKQYWSNVVTEVFAADRAFVDHYKVQRESEASFHFQTLESHLGTESVFSNHAVTFGAALGRNDIRGKLMGEGGEAICNGLYLLKDSQVFDTHMFMDHAVPKCNSHQLYKGILDDQSRGVFCGRILVQQDAQETDAVQNNGNLLLSRKAKVNTLPQLEIYADDVKCTHGATVGELDEQALYYLQTRGIDPKKGHAMLVLAFANGVLDEVKCKKAKAYIEELVYAWLEKVQV is encoded by the coding sequence ATGATGGACCTCGCAACACTTAGACAAAAAGCCGAGGCGGACTTTAAGGAAGTCGGTTTTCCGACGACCAAAGAAGAACTCTGGCGTTTCACCGATGTTTCGCGCGTCGCGAATGCTGAGTTTTCCAGTGATTGGAAACCGTCGGATCTCGAATTTCAGGCTCTGGATAAAATCACGGTTGTTTTTGAAAACGGAAAACTGTGCCGTGAAAAATCAAATTTTGATGAGTTGCCGAATGGCGTCTGCATCGGTTCGATTCTTGATCTGGTTGATTCGCGTATCGGCACGCTGGCGAATCAGAAGAATGCCTTTGTTTCATCCAACACCGCGTATTTTTCAGACGGCTGTTTTATAGAAGTCACAGACGGCACCAAGCTTGATGCGGCCATTCATGTGGTTCATCTGGCGGATGTGGACGGGGCGGCGTTTCACCTGCGCAATTTTATTTCAGCGGGAGAGGATGCAGAGGTGACGGTGATTGAGGAATACATCGGACGCTCCGGAAAACAGTACTGGAGCAACGTGGTGACGGAAGTCTTTGCTGCGGACCGGGCATTTGTGGATCACTATAAAGTGCAGCGCGAAAGCGAGGCCTCCTTTCATTTTCAGACGCTGGAAAGTCACCTCGGCACGGAATCCGTTTTCAGCAACCATGCGGTCACGTTCGGGGCCGCCCTGGGACGGAATGATATTCGCGGAAAACTGATGGGCGAAGGGGGCGAGGCAATCTGCAACGGCCTTTATCTGCTGAAAGACAGCCAGGTTTTCGATACCCATATGTTCATGGATCATGCGGTGCCGAAGTGTAACAGTCATCAGTTGTATAAAGGAATTCTGGATGATCAGTCGCGCGGAGTTTTCTGCGGCCGGATTCTGGTGCAGCAAGATGCTCAGGAAACGGATGCGGTGCAGAATAACGGCAATCTGCTGCTCAGTCGAAAGGCTAAAGTCAATACGCTGCCGCAGCTCGAAATTTATGCCGACGATGTCAAGTGTACGCACGGAGCAACGGTCGGTGAACTGGATGAGCAGGCCCTTTATTATCTGCAGACCCGCGGCATCGATCCGAAAAAAGGGCATGCCATGCTTGTGCTGGCGTTTGCCAACGGAGTGCTTGATGAAGTGAAGTGTAAAAAAGCCAAAGCCTACATTGAAGAGCTGGTTTATGCCTGGCTCGAGAAAGTTCAGGTATGA